The region CTCGGGCTGGGCACTGCTCGACGGCGCGAGCCAGGCCCTCCGCATCGCCGGCGACGGCGCGACCGCGTCGATCAATCTCGGCGCCGCGGCTTCTGCCATCGCGGCCGACGCGCGGCGCGTCTGGGTGGCGCTCCCGGGCAAGGTCGCCCACTTCAAGCCGGACGGCACCAAGGAGGGCGAACTGCCGGTCGCCTATCAGGATCCCATCGAAGGCAGCCAGAGCCTGACCGGATCGGCCATGGCCCGCGACGGCCTGGGCCGGATCTGGGTGCTGGACGCTTCCGCGGGCGTGGCGGTGCCGGTCTGGGGCCGGAAGGAGGGCGAGTGACGTACCGATCTGCCCTCGTTGCCGCCCTGGCGGCCGCCGCCCTCTCGGCCTGCCTCCCGCGCGCCCTGCCCGCCGGCACGGAACCGGGGGGTGGCGAGGCGGGTGCACCGGGTGCCGGCGGCCGGGTTGCCGGTGCGACCGTGGAGGGGGGCCCGAAGGCCGCAGTGGCGGGGGAAGCCCGATCGGACGCGATTTCCCCGTTGCGGGGCCGCATCGAGAGCATCTCGCGCCGGGTGGCGGCCCAGACGACCGACATCGCCTCGGGCGCGACCGTGGCCCTGATCGACCCGGCCACCGGCCGCACGGTCGCCACTACGGTGTCGGCCACCGATGGCACCTTCGACGTGCGCTTCCCAGCGTCGTTCATCCCGGACACCGCCAAGGCGTATTTCCTGGAGGCCGTGAAGGGCCTGCCGGTCGGCGCCAAGCCAAATCGCGCCGGCGCCGCCATCGCCCGGGTGCGCACCCTCGTCGCCTACCAGGGTACCTGGACGAGTCTCACGGGGACCGGCATCGTCATCGGCCGGGCGTCGACGGCGGTGGCGATCGTGGCGGGCTACCGGACCCTCGCGCCCGCGGAACTCGTGAGCCTCGGCGGCCGCCTGAGCGGCACGACCTTCGACGCGCAGGGCACGGCCCTCGCGCAGGCCGAGGTGGACCGGGTCTTCGCCCTGGTCTCGGACGCCATCCTCGAGGACCAGGATCCCGTGGAGGCCGTGAGCTTCGATCCCGGCGGCGCGACGGCGGCCCTGCGCTTCGGCCGGCGCGTGGGCGGCGTGGTGATTCACGAGGGCGTCAGCCCGCCCGTGCCGGCCCGGAATGCCACGTTCACCGTCACCGGCCAGAACTTGCCCGGGCCAGGGCCCGCGACGCCCTCGCTCCGCATCGGGCCGGTGCAGGTCGCAAGCTGGAGCGTCAACGCCGCCCGCACTCGGCTGTCGGTGCAGGTGCCGCCCGACGCGCAGAGCGGCTACCTGGAGATCACGCAGGGGCCGAGCACGTGGACCGGGCCGGTCGTGCCCGTGGCCGGCACGACGGGCACGCTGGCGGGGGGCACCGGCAAGGGCTGGATCGACGGGCCGGGTCGCCTGGCGAAATTCGACAGCCCGCACGGCATCGCGTTCGATCCGGCGGGCAACCTCTACGTCACCGAGTTCAGCCACCACCGCATCCGCAAAATCTCGCCGCAGGGCGTGGTGACGACCCTGGCCGGCGACGGCACCGCCGGGACGGGCGACGGCACGGGCCTGGGGGCAAGGTTCAACCAGCCGCGCCACCTGTGCACCGACGCCGCCGGCAACGTCTACGTGGCCGATCACAGCAACAACCGGGTCCGCAAGATCACGCCTGGCGGAGCGGTGTCCACCTTGACGACCGCCGGCACGTTCGCCGCCAATCCCGGCAATCCGTATGTCTTCCCGGGCGTCGTGACCTCGGTGGCGCTCGATCCGGGCGGCAATCTCTACGTCTCCGACTACTACGGGCAACGCATCTGGAAGATGACGCCGGCCGGCAATGTCTCGGCGTTCGTCGGCGACGGCACCAGCGGCTACAGCGACGGCACGGGCACCGGCGCTCGCCTCAGCTACCCGGACGGCATGATCTGGGGCGCCGACGGCAACCTGTATTCAGCCAACAACGGCGCCAATCACATGAAGAAGATCTCGCCCGCCGGGGCAACCAGTACCCTGACGACCAGCGGCAACTTCGCGGTGAATGGCGGCCCGGTGGAGATCTACGCCGTGGTGTGGGTCGCCCAGGATCCCGGCGGCACCGTGTACTCGACCTACCTGGGCTACGTCCACAAGATAGTCCCCGGCACCGGCCGGGTCGTCATCGCGGGCGCCTCCGGGGCGAATGGCTACGTGGACGGCGACAATGCCGGCGCGCGCTTCGGCGACTGGCCGTACGGCGGGGCGGTCGACGCCAACGGAGTGCTGTACGTGACCGACAACGGCAACGGCGCGATCCGGGTGGTGGCGCCATGAGGCCCGTCATGAGGAAGCTCCTGGCGACGGCCTGCGCGGCTGCCCTCGCCGCCGGTTGCCAGGCCCTGCCCGCGGGGCCGGCCGATGGGCCGGTGGCGGGACGGCTCCGGGGCCCGGAGGCCGGATGGCCGCTCCAGGCGAAGACCGGGCAGGCGGAAGGCGCGGCGGCCGTTCCGGCCGGGGCGCCGTCCCTGACCGGCATGGTCGACTTCGGCCCGCCCGCGGGGCGGTTCCGGGGCCAAGCGCTCATCACCGAGGTCGCCAACGCGGCCACCGTCTCGCTCATCGATGCGGTGGCCGGCAACACGGTCGCCAGTTCGGTCACCGAGGCCTCGGGGGCGTTCGTGCTGACCTTCGGCTCGTTCACCCCCCAGGCGAACACCACCTACATGATCGAAGCGGTCAAAGGCCTGGCCATGGGCGGAGCCCCCAACCGCCCGGGCGCCGCGGTGGTGCGCGTCCGCACCCTGCTGCTGTGGGACGGCGGCTGGAAGAGCCTCACCAACACGACCCCCGGCGTCGGCATCAATGTGAGCCTCGCGACGACCGCCATCGCGACGATCGTGAGTCTCAAGCAGTCGGCCGGCCAGTCGGTCGCGCTGGCGTCGCTGATCGGCAAGGTAAGCGGCGCGACATTCGCGGACGCCGGCACGGGCCTGGGCGCGACGACCGATTTCGCGCCGGTCCTGACCCTGGTGAGCAACGCGTTGACGCTGGATCAGGATCCGGTCGGCAGCGTGGCATTCGACGCTTCCAAGGGGCAGTATCGCCTCACCACCGGAGCGCCGATCGTGCTGGCCCATTCCCCGGCGATTCCGGTCCCGGGCGGCACCTTGACGCTCAAGGGCGCCAACTTCGACGCCGTCGTCGGCCGCGGCACCTATTTCTTCGGCGCCGTGCCCGCCGCCACCTGGAGCGTCTCGGCCGACCGCACGACCGCGACCGTGGCGATTCCCGCCAGCGCCTACTCGGCCCCGGTCACGCTCATGCAACCGGGCGGCGTGCGGCAGACCCTGGTGGGCTTCCTCAAGCTGAAGGGCACCGTGGGCACCCTGGCGGGCGACGGCACGGCCGGTTTCCGCGACGGCGAGGGCACGCAAGCGCGCTTCAACTTCCCCCTGCGCCTCGCCTTCGACGCGGCGGGCAACGCCTACGTCGCCGACCACTGGAACCACCGCATCCGCAAGATCACGCCCCAGGGCATGGTCTCGACCTACGCCGGCACGACCGAGGGCTTCTCGAACGGATCGGTCGCCACCGCCCAGTTCGACAATCCCTACGGCGTGGGCGTGGACGCCGCGGGCAACGTCTACGTGGCCGACTGGCAGAACCATTGCATCCGCAAGATCGGCACGGATGGCCAGGTGACCACCGCCGCCGGCGGACCCGACCTCCCCGACTTCGTGGACGGCCCGGCGGCTTCGGCCCGCTTCAACTCCCCGTTCTCGGTGAACGTGAACGCCAATGGCGACCTCATCGTGGCCGATCGCGGGAATGCCCGCGTGCGCAAGATTTCCGGCGGCAACGTCACCACGCTCGCCTCCGGCCTGAGTCCGATGGCCGGCGCCGTCTGGGCCGACGCGGCGGGCAACGCCTACGCCACCACGTCGGACAACTCGGTCGGCTCGATCAACAACCGCATCTGGCGGATCACCGCCGCCGGCGCGGCCTCGCTCCTGGCCGGCAGCGCCACCGGCGCGGCCGGGTACGCCGACGGATCCGGCACGGGCGCGCTGTTCAGCGAACCCTACGACCTCTCGGTCGACGCGGCCGGCAACGCCATCGTGGCCGACCTGCGCAACTACCGCATCCGGCGCGTCACGCCCGCCGGCGTGGCCAGCACCATCACGGGGGACGTGGCGGGCTTCCGCGACGGGAACTACGGGTCGGCGCTCTTCGAGGCGCCCTTCGGCGTCACGGTGCACCCCGACGGCAGCCTTTACATCTGCGACGGCCAGCGCATCCGGGTGGTCACGCCGTAGCGGACCCGGCCCGGGCCATCGTGAAAGAAGCCGGCCCCTGCCGCCTCATAACGCCGCTTCAAATGGCCCAGCGCCACTCGGCCGCAGGCACGGAGGCCTGCGCCACCGACGTGGCGGGTGGGGCCGGCCTCCGTGCCGGCCGCGACGCCGGAGCGGAGTCAAGTGAGCGGTGCTATCAGGGCCGGTTGCCCGCGGCCACCTGCTCGAGGATGCGGTCGCGCGTGGCGCGATCGGCGTCGGTCCAGGTGTTCTTGCCCGAGTCGTCGATGAACTCCGGGCCAATGGGCACGTGGAAATCGGAATCGACCATCGTGACGCTCACCATTCCGCCCTTGAGCCCATTGGCCCAGATCTGCGCCGACAGGGGATCCACGGTCTTGTCGCGCAGCGACTGGAAGATCTGGATCTTCAAGTCCGGAGGCAGGTTGATCGTGCCGCGGAGCCGGCCCTTCATCACCTCGGTGAGGTCCACGAGTTGCAGGACCGCGTCGATGGGCCGGTCGGAGTACCAGTGGCACTTGCTCGATCCCGAGTTCTTGGACGGCGAATTCACCGCTCCCAGGGCCTTGAGCAAGCCCGCCGCGCCGCTCAGCTTGTCGGCGAAGTCCAGGATCGGCGCGACCATCGAGATGCGCTTCGGCGGCGGGTTGAACTTCCCTTCGGCGTATAGTTCCATGGCGACCGGCCCGCCGGTCGAGACCGTCAGGAGCGACACGTTCTGGTAGCCGGCGGCGGTCAGGCGGTTGTACTCGGTCGCCACCGGTTCGGCCCAGATCCGCCAGGTGCTCTTCGAGAAGTCCACGAGGTTCGTGCCGTGCGCGCCCATCATGACCTGGCTGACGATGTAGCCGCGCTTCTTGAGGAATTCGGCCGCGTAGTTGGTCTCGTAGGTCGTGGCCGTGTAGCCGTGGACCAGGACGGCCACGGGCGCCGACTTCGAAGCCTCGGTGCTCGGCAGGGCCGCCTTGATCTCGGTGTCCTTGAAGCAATCGATACCCAGGTCGCCCGCACTGCTGACGTACGAGTAGAACTGGCAGCCAGCGGTCGCCAGGGTTGCCGCGCCGAGAGCGACCAGGACGCTAGAACGCATAGCCCACCTCCAGGTTGAGCCGCGGCATGAGACCGGAGCTGATGATCGGTGCCGGCGGCGCGGTCGAACGGGCCGGCGCGTCATGGAGTCCCGCCCCGACGTTGATCAGCACGTGCGACCACTCGAACTGCCAGCCGGCGCCCAGGAAGCGCTGGAAGAAGATGTCCCGCGGCGTGAGGCCCGGAGTCGTCTCGGCCAGTTGTACCGCGGTGGCGCCCGCCTCCAGGAACGGGCCGCCCGGCGCCCGCGAATGGAAGAAGCGCACGACGGCTCCGACGTTGTGCGCCAGACCGATGGAGCCAAGAGACAGGCCGCCGCCGAACTGCCGGTAGCGGTAGCCGACGCCCACATGCGCCCACTCCGGGTTGTTGAGCCCGGCCACCACGCTCAGGCCCCGCGGAAACGCCCAGTCGTCCGGCACGGCCGGCGGCGCCACGGTAGGCGGCGGCGGAACGCGGCGCTCTTCGATGGGGGGTGGCGGCGGCGACTGAGCTACGACGAACATTGGGCCCTCCCTAGGTGGCGCGGTACTCCTCGACCAGGGCAACCAGCTCGCGGATGGTCTTGACGTTGGAAATCAGGTGCCCGTCGGCCGGGAGGACGATGTCGAACTCCTCCTCGATGCCCGATACCAGGCCCAGCAGGTCGACCGAGTCGATGCCCAGATCCTTGACCAGGTGCTGGTCGAGGCCCAGAGCGTCGGCCTTGCGGCCGAGCATGCGCGCGAGCAGGGCGATGAGACGGGTCTCGGTCGCCGTGGCGTCTTGGATGGTCATGCGAGCTTGTTTCCGTCCTTCCGCAGGTAGGTGATGGTATCACGCAGCGTGGCCTCGAGGGGCCTGGCAGCGAAGTCCAGCTCCCTGCCGGCCTTCTGCGCGTCGGCGTACCAGAAATGGTTGGCCATCTCGATCCGGGCCGGGTGCGGCACGGGCACGTCCATGCCGTGCAGGGCGCGGGCGCCCAGGGTCGCCAGGCGCCCAGGCAGGCGCAGGGCCGGTCCCCGCACGCCGCTCACCGCGGCGAGCACCCGGAAGAAGGTCTCGAAGCGGCAGTTGTGGCCGGCGAGGAAGTAGCGTTCGCCCTTGCGACCCCGGTCGATGGCGCTCGCCACGGCCCGCGCCGCGTCGCGCACGTCCACGACGCTGATGCCGCCGGGCGGCACCGTCGGGAGCCGCCTTTCCAGGAACTCCCGGACCAGATCGGTGGAACCGCCGCGATCGTCCCCCGGGCCCAGCAGCAGGCTGGGGTTCAGGACCACCGCGTCGAGGCCCCGCCTCGCGACGAGATCCAGCACCAGGCGTTCCTGCAGCGTCTTGGTCAGGTAGTAGGGCCAGCGCGCCACCAGATCGAGCGGATACGGCGCCGTCTCGTCGATGAGGCGTTCGTGGCGCGAGACCGCCGTCGTGCCCGACGACGACAGGAGCACCAGGCGCGCCTGCCGTGCGCCGACGACTTCCGCCAGGCGGCGCGTGCCTTCCACGTGCAGGTCGTGCAGGTCGCGAATCGCCGCGGCCTCGAACTCCACGCGGCCCGCCATGTGGACCACGACGTCGCCGGGGGCGATTTCCGCGGCGAGCCAGCCGGCATCGGCGAGATCGCCGATCGCCACGGCCACGCCGCGCGCCTGCAGGCCGGGCGCCGCCCGCCGGCAGAGGGCCTTGAGCGGCCTCCCCGCGAGGGCCGCCACGACCGCCCCTCCCAGGAAGCCGGTGGCGCCCGTGAGGACGATCATTCGTCGCGCCCCCCCGCCGGCAGCGCCCGATCCCGCAGCCAGAAGAAGTCCCCGCGTTCGAGGCCCGCCACGGCGTCGCGGACGTAGTCGGCCATGAGCCGATCCCGGGCGAGGGTGCCGGCCGCGGCGGCCGTCACCTGCTCGAGGTGGGCGTACGGGATGGGCGGCCCGACGAAAACCCGGATCTTCCGGCCCCTGGGCAGCAGGGTGCCCTTGGGCAGGATCTCGTGCGTGCCGTGGACGTAGACCGGCAGCACCGGCGCCCGGCAGGCCCGCAGCAGCGTGCCGAGCGACGCCTTGAACGGCTGGACCTCGGGATCCGCCGTGCGCGTGCCCTCGGGGAAGATCAGGACCCAGTCGCCCTCTCCGAGGGCCTCGCGGGCCCGCTTGACCCACTCGGTCGTGACGGCCTGGCGTTCGGTCGGGATCAGGCGCGTGAAGTGATGCGCCAGGAAGCGCCTTGCCGGCGTGCCGAAGAAGTAGTCCTTGGCCGCCAGGGCGCGGATGCGCTCGCCCCAGGCGCCAAGCGCGTACTTGACGACGCCGGTATCCAGATGGCTCGAATGGTTCGCCACCACCACGTAGGCGCCGGCAACCGGGATGTACGCCTTGCCGCGGACGGAGACGTCCATCGCGTGGTCGAAGAACGCATCGGTGGCCATGGCCAGGCCTGCCTTGACCGGTTCGGTGACCGCCGCCGGCAGGAGCGTGCCTTCGGGATCCTCGCTCGCGTGCCAGTCGCGCCACTTCTGCACGATGGTGCCGAGCCTGAACCCCACACGGTACTCGAGGCGCGCCGTGCGGGCGGCTTCGTCGCCGTGACGCTGGAGGAAGGCCTGCGCGTTGAAGGGTTCGGCGCGGCGGAACAGCGCCAGCAGCACGCGTTCCAGCACCAGGAGGCGCTCGTAGGTGAGCGTGGCCTCGCGGTGATGATCCAGCACGAACGCCAGGTCGGCCGGATCGGCGAGGCGCCCGCGGGCCAGGCGCACGTCCTCCTCCTCCAGGTCGAACAGGGGGATGCGATCGTCCGGCATTCCCGCCCACTCGGCGCGCTCGCTGCGTGGGGACAGCCGAATCCAGTCGGTCCGCGCCTCCCACGTGTCGTCGCCCGGCTCCGGCAGGTCGCCGAACGTCACGATGAGCGCATGAAGGCGCTGCGCCGCCGGAATGGCGCTGTTAGTCTCCCGGAGCACGCCGCCCAGGCGCGCCACCATCTGCCGGAAGTCGCGGAACGCGGCGGGATCCGGCCGCAAGAATGCGAGCGTGGTGCCGGCGCCGCCATGTACCGTGGCGGCGGCCACGCCGGGTTGATCGGCCAGGCGGGCCCGCAGGGCGCCCAGGCTCGTGGCCTCCCCCGCGAGGCCGTCGAGGAAGACGCGGTCCGGCCGATCGTCGGACACTCGCACGCGCCACGGCATGTCGGGCCAGGAAACGCCGGACTCGGCTTCGAAGGGCGCGTCCCGGTCGGCCGGCCGCGTCACCTCGCGGTGCGCGGCGAGAAGCAGGCCGTCGGCCAGGATCTGCGTCACGGGCAGCTTGCAGGCTTCCAGCCGGGCGGTGCCGGAAAGGGGCGAGGCGTCCACCAGCGCGCGCAGGCGGTAGGGCCGATCGGGCACGGCGGCGCAGGCCACGACGGCCGTGGCGCCGCCGTCGGCGATGGCGCCCGGCACCGCCTCGTCCGGCACCAGCCGGAGTTCGGCCTGGGCGTGCAGCGGTGCCAGGAGCGCGACCGGCGGCGCGTCGGCCGAGACGACGACCACCGCGCCGGGTTCGCAGGCGAGCCAGCCGGCCAGGCGCTCGAGGCTCCTGGCCAGGTCGCGGGCGGCGATCGGCTCCCGATCGCCCATGGCGATCCCCGGCGCGCCGGGGGCGTCAGACGCGCCGAGCCCGTCCGTCCTGGCGTTCTGGTAGGAGATACTCTCGCGACGCCGCCCGGCGAGCAGCGCGAAGCCGTCGGCGGCCGCCGCGATCCTGGGGCCGCCCTTCCTGGCGGTTCCCGGCCCGGACAGCCGCGCGACGCGCCCGGCGCGCTGCGCGCCCAGCAGCGCCGCAAGCCACCAGCCTTCCGGATCGAGGTCCACGCCGACCTCGCCTTGCGGCCGCTCACGCAGGCTGCCGGCGATCTGCCCGGCGCGCGCCCAGAGCTCGCCGTAGGTCAAGGAGCGACCTCCCGGCGCGGTGAACGCGGCGCGGTACGCGTCGTCGCGGGCCACGGCCTCGACCCGTTCGGCCAGCGACATGGGCGTCGCGACCGGCTTGATCGTCTTGCCGAACGACTCGGTCAGTACGTGCCGGCGCAGGCCGGGAATGTGGACGTCCAGCCAGTAGGTGCGCCAGTCGAGTTCGCGCAGGTCGTATGGCT is a window of Candidatus Tanganyikabacteria bacterium DNA encoding:
- a CDS encoding acyl carrier protein is translated as MTIQDATATETRLIALLARMLGRKADALGLDQHLVKDLGIDSVDLLGLVSGIEEEFDIVLPADGHLISNVKTIRELVALVEEYRAT
- a CDS encoding NAD-dependent epimerase/dehydratase family protein codes for the protein MIVLTGATGFLGGAVVAALAGRPLKALCRRAAPGLQARGVAVAIGDLADAGWLAAEIAPGDVVVHMAGRVEFEAAAIRDLHDLHVEGTRRLAEVVGARQARLVLLSSSGTTAVSRHERLIDETAPYPLDLVARWPYYLTKTLQERLVLDLVARRGLDAVVLNPSLLLGPGDDRGGSTDLVREFLERRLPTVPPGGISVVDVRDAARAVASAIDRGRKGERYFLAGHNCRFETFFRVLAAVSGVRGPALRLPGRLATLGARALHGMDVPVPHPARIEMANHFWYADAQKAGRELDFAARPLEATLRDTITYLRKDGNKLA
- a CDS encoding SDR family oxidoreductase; the encoded protein is MSALQEAYRGKRILLVGASGFLGGVALSLLLSRCPELERAYVLMRRAPGLPAPERFAERVLPAVAFDPLRAAWPEINDRVTVLQGDMSAPDLGLEPDALEALGDLDLILNCAGLVDFEAPLDQAYRTNVVGVQNLVALARRTGAHLIHVSTCFVAGAATGRRAEEVEAGWFPRRDEAPYLDFDPAREIADIEAEIGRLGKAVEEQAAQASYRERALERFRSLNAGLPSPAALANAARRVQRDDLRDRLVEAGRKRANFWGWSNVYTYSKSIGEQVLAAADDLRWSLVRPAIIESALRYPEPGYNLNATTSAPLVMLALNGFQLAPARPDLVLDIVPVDTVAAGILAVGAAAVRGRAGQVYQIGTSDANPCRGDRVIELIGLYIHERELGKGKGVLHANREPVIVSREAFEGRTRRGQALWRTLADRAEALRGSVDHPALRAILGKAAARAATVAEDLDKARAFWDLFLPFTHDYDYRFVSAHIRDLWAELGEPYDLRELDWRTYWLDVHIPGLRRHVLTESFGKTIKPVATPMSLAERVEAVARDDAYRAAFTAPGGRSLTYGELWARAGQIAGSLRERPQGEVGVDLDPEGWWLAALLGAQRAGRVARLSGPGTARKGGPRIAAAADGFALLAGRRRESISYQNARTDGLGASDAPGAPGIAMGDREPIAARDLARSLERLAGWLACEPGAVVVVSADAPPVALLAPLHAQAELRLVPDEAVPGAIADGGATAVVACAAVPDRPYRLRALVDASPLSGTARLEACKLPVTQILADGLLLAAHREVTRPADRDAPFEAESGVSWPDMPWRVRVSDDRPDRVFLDGLAGEATSLGALRARLADQPGVAAATVHGGAGTTLAFLRPDPAAFRDFRQMVARLGGVLRETNSAIPAAQRLHALIVTFGDLPEPGDDTWEARTDWIRLSPRSERAEWAGMPDDRIPLFDLEEEDVRLARGRLADPADLAFVLDHHREATLTYERLLVLERVLLALFRRAEPFNAQAFLQRHGDEAARTARLEYRVGFRLGTIVQKWRDWHASEDPEGTLLPAAVTEPVKAGLAMATDAFFDHAMDVSVRGKAYIPVAGAYVVVANHSSHLDTGVVKYALGAWGERIRALAAKDYFFGTPARRFLAHHFTRLIPTERQAVTTEWVKRAREALGEGDWVLIFPEGTRTADPEVQPFKASLGTLLRACRAPVLPVYVHGTHEILPKGTLLPRGRKIRVFVGPPIPYAHLEQVTAAAAGTLARDRLMADYVRDAVAGLERGDFFWLRDRALPAGGRDE